The following are encoded in a window of Brevibacillus sp. DP1.3A genomic DNA:
- a CDS encoding MraY family glycosyltransferase: MFVGLLLVSTFFAGAQKTVAVLAVGGAMLVAIGWVDDTYKSKKKEFPALPKLMVQLLVATLTFLMDIRFRGINFMWLGGEEGMYVSFPILVSLLMTVLWIVGLINMVNFLDGVDGLAAGATVISAVTLFFLSMLKGQELTALLAVALAGAALAFLRFNFYPAKIFMGDAGSMFLGFALGVISLEGTMKGATLISLVVTVLAVGLPIIDTVQVMISRLLAGSPMYQADRRHVHHRLMSRGLSTKQTVIILYVVSLLFSVLAVFLFYSQ, translated from the coding sequence ATGTTCGTTGGTCTCTTGTTGGTGTCAACTTTTTTTGCAGGGGCGCAAAAAACCGTTGCAGTTTTGGCAGTTGGAGGGGCCATGCTGGTGGCCATTGGATGGGTAGACGATACCTACAAGTCGAAGAAAAAAGAATTTCCGGCACTGCCGAAGCTGATGGTGCAGTTATTGGTAGCGACGCTGACATTCCTCATGGATATTCGCTTTCGGGGAATCAATTTCATGTGGCTGGGGGGAGAGGAAGGGATGTATGTCTCATTTCCAATCCTGGTTTCCCTGCTGATGACCGTGCTGTGGATCGTCGGTTTGATCAATATGGTGAATTTTTTGGATGGAGTGGACGGACTCGCTGCAGGTGCTACTGTGATCTCAGCGGTGACCTTATTCTTTTTGTCGATGCTCAAAGGTCAAGAATTAACAGCACTATTGGCTGTCGCACTGGCAGGTGCTGCACTCGCTTTTCTTCGCTTTAATTTTTATCCGGCGAAAATTTTTATGGGTGACGCGGGTTCGATGTTTTTGGGATTCGCTCTCGGCGTGATCTCGTTGGAAGGAACGATGAAAGGGGCTACGCTCATTTCGTTAGTCGTGACTGTGTTGGCAGTAGGCTTGCCTATCATAGACACTGTACAGGTCATGATCAGTCGGCTTTTGGCAGGCTCCCCCATGTACCAAGCGGATCGTCGACATGTTCATCATCGGCTCATGTCCCGGGGGTTGTCTACGAAGCAGACGGTCATCATTCTGTATGTGGTGAGTTTGCTGTTCTCCGTCTTGGCAGTGTTTTTGTTTTACAGTCAATAA
- a CDS encoding GGDEF domain-containing protein, whose product MVKKLDITTLISQHGDILTSLFDHMSDMFFLMAVEQDADGEYQFRYVLMNPSAMHVAQLCEEAYGKTFEDVYPHEKTSLLQHMYTQAVKSGSPIHFTANGDIIGESILSPVYDSNGVCTHVFSITRDVTERTNLESQLAYMAYHDVLTGLPNRRLLSEKLQQALRAAQAKEEIVAALYLDCDRFKEINDTWGHDTGDLFLQMLATRLKSSVRDGDIVARLGGDEFVVVLTGIHSERQVEKIANRILLATQEPWMIEDRAIPFSTSIGIALYPASASEAEQLLSNADKALYQAKNTGRNRFFFFDPI is encoded by the coding sequence ATGGTGAAGAAACTCGATATTACTACACTTATCAGTCAGCATGGTGATATCCTAACCAGTCTATTCGATCATATGTCGGACATGTTCTTTCTCATGGCAGTCGAACAAGATGCGGACGGGGAGTATCAGTTTCGCTATGTCTTGATGAATCCATCCGCTATGCACGTTGCCCAATTGTGCGAGGAAGCATACGGAAAAACGTTTGAGGATGTGTATCCTCATGAAAAAACCAGCTTATTACAGCACATGTACACGCAAGCAGTAAAAAGCGGGAGTCCGATCCACTTTACTGCGAATGGTGACATCATTGGCGAATCCATTCTTTCTCCTGTCTACGATAGTAATGGCGTATGCACGCATGTCTTTTCTATTACCCGCGATGTTACCGAGCGCACAAATCTGGAGTCGCAGCTGGCTTATATGGCGTATCATGATGTGCTCACGGGATTGCCGAACAGACGCCTTCTCTCCGAAAAGCTCCAGCAAGCTCTACGTGCAGCCCAAGCAAAAGAGGAGATAGTCGCTGCCCTCTATCTGGACTGTGATCGTTTTAAGGAAATCAACGATACGTGGGGACATGACACAGGAGATCTGTTTTTACAGATGCTGGCTACACGCCTCAAGTCATCCGTCCGAGATGGAGATATCGTCGCGCGCCTGGGTGGAGATGAGTTTGTCGTCGTCCTGACCGGCATCCACTCCGAACGTCAGGTTGAAAAAATTGCGAACCGTATCCTGCTTGCGACTCAAGAGCCGTGGATGATCGAGGACCGAGCCATACCGTTTTCGACAAGCATAGGCATTGCCCTCTACCCAGCATCTGCAAGCGAAGCTGAACAACTGTTGAGCAATGCAGACAAAGCACTTTATCAAGCCAAAAATACAGGGCGCAATCGTTTCTTTTTCTTTGACCCCATTTGA
- the pruA gene encoding L-glutamate gamma-semialdehyde dehydrogenase has product MQVEFKNEAFTNFSLPENKKAFEEALAKVESELGREYALIIGGERITTEKKSSSFNPSNKEQVVGVVSQADQALAEKAIQTAASTFETWKKVPAQSRSRYLYKAAAILRRRKHEFSAWLVKEAGKSWPEADADTAEAIDFMEYYGRQMDKLSQRHDLPRIPDEDNELYYVPLGVGIVIPPWNFPLAIMAGMTTAALVAGNTVVLKPASTTPVIAAKFMEILEDAGVPAGVVNFVPGSGSEIGDYLVEHNLTRFISFTGSRDVGLRINELAAKHRPGQKWMKRLVAEMGGKDSIVVDNDCDTELAAQSIVASAFGFSGQKCSACSRAIVHQDVYDQVLGRVVELTKQLTVGDIRTNEFYTGPVVDEKAYNKILEYIEIGKTEGKLVAGGEKGPESGYFIMPTVFADVDPQARIMQEEIFGPVVAFAKANDFDHALEIANNTEYGLTGAVISRNRENLERAREEFHAGNLYFNRKCTGALVGVHPFGGFNMSGTDSKAGGPDYLLLFTQAKMVSEKL; this is encoded by the coding sequence ATGCAAGTGGAATTCAAAAACGAGGCGTTTACCAATTTTAGTCTGCCAGAAAATAAAAAGGCATTTGAAGAAGCGCTCGCTAAGGTAGAAAGTGAGCTTGGCCGTGAGTATGCACTTATCATCGGCGGAGAACGCATCACAACTGAAAAGAAATCCAGCTCCTTCAACCCTTCTAATAAAGAACAAGTAGTGGGCGTTGTTTCCCAGGCTGACCAAGCACTGGCTGAAAAAGCGATCCAAACAGCTGCTAGCACTTTTGAAACATGGAAAAAAGTGCCTGCACAATCACGTTCCCGCTATCTGTATAAAGCAGCCGCAATCCTGCGTCGCCGCAAGCATGAGTTCTCTGCTTGGCTCGTAAAAGAAGCAGGAAAAAGCTGGCCAGAAGCTGATGCTGACACAGCAGAAGCAATCGACTTCATGGAATACTATGGCCGTCAAATGGATAAGCTGTCCCAGCGCCATGACCTGCCTCGTATCCCGGATGAGGACAACGAATTGTACTATGTTCCACTCGGCGTAGGTATCGTTATCCCGCCTTGGAACTTCCCTCTGGCGATCATGGCTGGTATGACGACAGCTGCTCTCGTAGCGGGTAACACTGTTGTATTGAAGCCTGCTTCTACCACTCCAGTTATCGCTGCGAAATTCATGGAAATCCTCGAAGACGCTGGCGTACCAGCTGGTGTTGTGAACTTCGTACCAGGTTCTGGTAGCGAAATCGGCGATTACCTCGTAGAGCACAACCTGACTCGTTTCATCAGCTTCACAGGTTCCCGTGACGTAGGTCTGCGTATCAACGAACTGGCTGCGAAACATCGTCCAGGTCAAAAATGGATGAAGCGTCTGGTGGCTGAAATGGGCGGTAAAGACTCCATCGTGGTTGACAACGACTGCGACACCGAGTTGGCTGCACAGTCCATCGTGGCTTCTGCATTCGGCTTCTCCGGTCAAAAATGTTCCGCTTGCTCCCGCGCTATCGTTCACCAAGACGTGTACGATCAAGTACTGGGCCGCGTAGTAGAGCTGACCAAACAACTGACAGTAGGCGACATCAGAACCAACGAATTCTACACAGGTCCTGTGGTTGACGAGAAAGCTTACAACAAAATCCTCGAGTATATCGAGATTGGTAAAACAGAAGGTAAACTGGTTGCAGGTGGCGAAAAAGGTCCAGAATCCGGCTACTTCATCATGCCAACTGTATTTGCAGATGTAGATCCACAAGCTCGCATCATGCAAGAAGAAATCTTCGGCCCAGTGGTAGCGTTCGCGAAAGCCAATGATTTCGATCATGCACTGGAAATCGCGAACAACACTGAATACGGCTTGACTGGCGCTGTCATCAGCCGCAACCGTGAAAACCTGGAGCGTGCACGCGAAGAGTTCCATGCTGGTAACCTGTACTTCAACCGCAAGTGCACAGGCGCTTTGGTAGGTGTACATCCATTTGGAGGCTTCAACATGTCCGGTACAGACTCCAAAGCGGGTGGACCAGACTACCTCTTGCTCTTCACTCAAGCAAAAATGGTTTCCGAAAAACTCTAA